A genomic window from Aquila chrysaetos chrysaetos chromosome 21, bAquChr1.4, whole genome shotgun sequence includes:
- the CD40LG gene encoding CD40 ligand isoform X2, with translation MEEVLSLNEDYIFVRKIQKCQTAEGQESTLLDCEKILKGFQDLQCKDGGAGKGQPKFEMQRGHKHHEHLHLMHKNETSVTAEKRQPVAAHLAGQKSNKVVSVLEWQTTTYGPMNNSLISYQEGKLKVKEAGLYYIYSQVSFCTKAATSAPFTLYIYLYLPMEEDRLLLKGLDTHSTSKSLCDLQSIREGGVFKLREGDMVFVNVTNSTQVNYSHGSTYFGIFKLW, from the exons ATGGAAGAGGTGTTGAGCTTAAATGAAGATTACATCTTcgtgagaaaaatacagaaatgtcagACAGCAGAAGGTCAGGAGTCGACATTATTGGActgtgaaaagattttaaagggCTTCCAGGACCTCCAGTGCAAG GACGGGGGAGCCGGCAAGGGACAGCCCAAGTTTGAAATGCAGAGAG GCCATAAGCACCATGAGCATCTCCATTTGATGCACAAAAACGAGACGTCCGTGACAG CGGAGAAGAGGCAGCCGGTTGCAGCCCACCTGGCAGGTCAGAAGAGCAACAAGGTAGTCTCAG TGCTAGAGTGGCAGACAACGACATATGGCCCCATGAACAACAGCTTGATATCCTACCAGGAGGGGAAACTGAAGGTGAAGGAAGCAGGGCTCTACTACATCTACTCCCAAGTCAGCTTCTGCACCAAGGCAGCGACTTCGGCACCCTTCACCCTCTATATTTATTTGTATCTCCCCATGGAAGAGGACCGGCTCTTGCTGAAGGGACTAGACACACACAGCACCTCCAAGTCTCTCTGTGACCTCCAGTCCATCCGGGAGGGAGGTGTCTTCAAGCTCCGGGAGGGTGACATGGTCTTTGTCAACGTGACAAACTCAACACAAGTGAACTACAGCCACGGCAGCACCTACTTTGGCATCTTCAAGCTGTGGTGA